From the Anoplopoma fimbria isolate UVic2021 breed Golden Eagle Sablefish chromosome 14, Afim_UVic_2022, whole genome shotgun sequence genome, one window contains:
- the tor1 gene encoding torsin family 1 isoform X2, with the protein MNAGRLCLLLHVLMCTSLVVHTFEPFTTTLAVGVGAALGRKIYYYFTESCDSNWIDFNATGLQVDLESKLFGQHIASRIILKAVTGFMSNDNPKKPLVLSLHGWTGTGKNFVSQLIADNIFNEGMKSSFVHIFTSELHFPHSSKFDTYKSQLQQWIKGNVSNCGRSMFIFDEMDKMHPGLIDSIKPYLDYYDKLDGVSYRKAIFIFLSNAGGESITQTALDFWKAGRDREELELRDLETVLSLSVFNNKKSGLWHTSLIDKNLVDFFVPFLPLEYRHVVQCAMSEMKARGDTPDMKVADLVARDVVYFPKSERVFSVKGCKTIESKLDYYT; encoded by the exons ATGAACGCAGGACGCTTGTGTTTGCTGTTGCATGTTTTGATGTGCACCAGTTTGGTCGTGCACACGTTTGAGCCGTTCACGACAACACTGGCTGTGGGTGTCGGTGCGGCTCTGGGGAGGAAGATCTACTATTATTTCACAGAAAGCTGCGATTCGAATTGGATAGACTTCAATGCAACAG GTCTTCAAGTCGACCTGGAAAGCAAACTGTTCGGACAGCACATTGCGTCACGCATCATCCTGAAAGCTGTGACCGGATTCATGAGCAACGACAACCCGAAGAAGCCCCTGGTGCTCTCTCTGCACGGATGGACCGGTACTGGGAAGAACTTTGTTAGTCAGCTGATTGCTGACAACATCTTCAATGAGGGAATGAAGAGCAGCTTCGTTCACATTTTCACGTCTGAACTTCACTTCCCACATTCAAGTAAATTTGATACCTACAAG TCTCAGCTACAGCAGTGGATCAAAGGCAACGTCAGCAACTGTGGACGCTCCATGTTCATCTTTGATGAGATGGACAAGATGCATCCTGGCTTGATTGACAGCATAAAGCCGTACCTGGACTACTACGACAAGCTGGATGGAGTTTCTTATCGGAAAgccatcttcatcttcctcag CAATGCCGGAGGGGAGAGCATCACACAGACGGCTTTAGATTTCTGGAAAGCGGGACGAGATCGAGAAGAGCTCGAGCTAAGAGATCTGGAAACAGTGCTCTCTCTATCAGTGTTCAACAACAAGAAAA GTGGCTTGTGGCACACAAGTTTGATCGACAAGAACTTGGTGGACTTTTTCGTCCCGTTTCTGCCTCTGGAGTACCGGCACGTCGTCCAGTGTGCCATGTCCGAGATGAAAGCCAGAGGAGATACGCCAGACATGAAGGTGGCAGACCTGGTGGCCAGGGATGTAGTCTACTTCCCCAAAAGTGAGAGAGTGTTCTCTGTCAAGGGCTGCAAGACGATAGAGAGCAAGTTGGACTACTACACATAA
- the tor1 gene encoding torsin family 1 isoform X1, translated as MNPRKRHVLLLWMLVCCGKAEAIEPISTSIAVGMAAALTGFLASYQNIFYYFHECCRPEWIYFNRTGLQVDLESKLFGQHIASRIILKAVTGFMSNDNPKKPLVLSLHGWTGTGKNFVSQLIADNIFNEGMKSSFVHIFTSELHFPHSSKFDTYKSQLQQWIKGNVSNCGRSMFIFDEMDKMHPGLIDSIKPYLDYYDKLDGVSYRKAIFIFLSNAGGESITQTALDFWKAGRDREELELRDLETVLSLSVFNNKKSGLWHTSLIDKNLVDFFVPFLPLEYRHVVQCAMSEMKARGDTPDMKVADLVARDVVYFPKSERVFSVKGCKTIESKLDYYT; from the exons ATGAACCCGAGGAAGAGGCACGTCCTGCTGCTGTGGATGCTGGTCTGCTGCGGCAAAGCGGAGGCGATCGAGCCCATCAGCACCAGCATAGCTGTGGGCATGGCTGCGGCTCTCACAGGCTTCTTGGCCAGCTACCAGAACATCTTCTACTATTTCCACGAGTGCTGTCGACCCGAGTGGATTTATTTCAACAGGACAG GTCTTCAAGTCGACCTGGAAAGCAAACTGTTCGGACAGCACATTGCGTCACGCATCATCCTGAAAGCTGTGACCGGATTCATGAGCAACGACAACCCGAAGAAGCCCCTGGTGCTCTCTCTGCACGGATGGACCGGTACTGGGAAGAACTTTGTTAGTCAGCTGATTGCTGACAACATCTTCAATGAGGGAATGAAGAGCAGCTTCGTTCACATTTTCACGTCTGAACTTCACTTCCCACATTCAAGTAAATTTGATACCTACAAG TCTCAGCTACAGCAGTGGATCAAAGGCAACGTCAGCAACTGTGGACGCTCCATGTTCATCTTTGATGAGATGGACAAGATGCATCCTGGCTTGATTGACAGCATAAAGCCGTACCTGGACTACTACGACAAGCTGGATGGAGTTTCTTATCGGAAAgccatcttcatcttcctcag CAATGCCGGAGGGGAGAGCATCACACAGACGGCTTTAGATTTCTGGAAAGCGGGACGAGATCGAGAAGAGCTCGAGCTAAGAGATCTGGAAACAGTGCTCTCTCTATCAGTGTTCAACAACAAGAAAA GTGGCTTGTGGCACACAAGTTTGATCGACAAGAACTTGGTGGACTTTTTCGTCCCGTTTCTGCCTCTGGAGTACCGGCACGTCGTCCAGTGTGCCATGTCCGAGATGAAAGCCAGAGGAGATACGCCAGACATGAAGGTGGCAGACCTGGTGGCCAGGGATGTAGTCTACTTCCCCAAAAGTGAGAGAGTGTTCTCTGTCAAGGGCTGCAAGACGATAGAGAGCAAGTTGGACTACTACACATAA